Proteins encoded together in one Drosophila albomicans strain 15112-1751.03 chromosome 2R, ASM965048v2, whole genome shotgun sequence window:
- the LOC117576811 gene encoding CCR4-NOT transcription complex subunit 6-like isoform X2, with the protein MCYNVLCDKYATRQMYGYCPSWALNWEYRKKSIIDEIRHYAADIISLQEIETEQFYHFFLPELKNDGYEGIFSPKSRAKTMSEVERKYVDGCAIFFRTSKFTLIKEHLIEFNQLAMANAEGSDNMLNRVMPKDNIGLAALLKVKETAWEPMSEVTQISQPLLVCTAHIHWDPEFCDVKLIQTMMLSNELKTIIDEASHSFRPGHKNDSNSVQLLLCGDFNSLPDSGVVEFLGKGRVAMDHLDFKDMGYKMCLQRLLSNDTNEFTHSFKLASAYSEDIMPHTNYTFDFKGIIDYIFYTKTGMVPLGLLGPVSNDWLRENKVVGCPHPHIPSDHFPLLVELELMHTASQQAPPNGLINRR; encoded by the exons ATGTGCTACAATGTGCTCTGCGATAAGTATGCGACGCGACAAATGTACGGCTATTGTCCATCGTGGGCACTGAATTGGGAGTATCGCAAGAAGTCCATTATCGACGAGATACGTCATTATGCGGCAGACATTATCAGCTTGCAGGAGATTGAAACGGAACAGTTCTATCACTTTTTCCTGCCCGAACTGAAGAATGACGGTTACGAGGGCATCTTTTCGCCCAAATCACGTGCCAAGACAATGTCCGAGGTGGAGCGCAAGTACGTCGATGGCTGTGCAATATTCTTTAGGACATCAAA ATTCACGCTGATTAAGGAGCATCTCATTGAGTTCAATCAGCTGGCTATGGCAAATGCAGAGGGCTCGGACAACATGCTGAATCGTGTGATGCCCAAGGATAACATTGGGTTGGCCGCTCTGCTGAAGGTGAAGGAAACCGCCTGGGAGCCAATGTCGGAGGTGACACAGATCTCACAGCCGCTGCTCGTGTGCACCGCCCACATACATTGGGATCCCGAGTTCTGTGATGTCAAGCTCATTCAAACAATGATGCTGAGCAACGAACTGAAGACAATCATTGACGAGGCCAGTCACAGTTTTCGTCCCGGCCACAAGAATGATTCGAACAGTGTCCAACTGTTGCTCTGCGGTGATTTCAATTCGTTGCCCGACTCGGGTGTCGTGGAATTTCTGGGCAAGGGACGCGTTGCCATGGATCATTTGGACTTTAAGGATATGGGCTACAAGATGTGCTTGCAGAGATTGCTGTCGAACGATACAAACGAGTTTACGCATTCCTTTAAGCTGGCGTCCGCCTACAGCGAAGACATTATGCCACACACCAATTACACCTTCGATTTTAAGGGCATCATCGACTACATATTCTATACGAAGACGGGCATGGTGCCGTTGGGTCTGCTGGGCCCTGTGTCCAACGATTGGTTGCGTGAGAACAAGGTGGTCGGCTGTCCGCATCCGCATATACCTTCCGATCATTTTCCGCTGCTggtggagctggagctgatGCACACCGCCAGCCAGCAGGCACCACCCAATGGGCTGATTAATCGGCGGTAG
- the LOC117576803 gene encoding NFX1-type zinc finger-containing protein 1, whose amino-acid sequence MSDSDDDWFNKDENEIVQNLQQQVKQLEKQEQHEEHIVVTQRPNDYIKQLSLDNSNEPSSTARFGTGDLPNALKMQPLDMFFYFMTDARDLFANQLRANDSQKRLLQYVEVVTRLCQMELGGFDDELVSGFANQIGLLNQMKVFAVRLFTPPSKGILDDESEQLLRNIKWLLLRAHKLGVLGKLGYELIEHFKTQLAQCQLPHLLEHPLCVEFAQELAVLPTVNNLKDEIYPKLDELQRSDPDDVANVAASDSRPQDAAGYISWQRQLLREDFALPLREFVKTIRDKTKVEALINNHLVRPNTRLILNPEFADAEKNNLIFVNISPTVKLDVKYMQSFKNGALLCFTTSYDFDNLILATVGYTSLDMMKKGYLSVEIIKQYNIGKIYDIPLIMFETPVFFEPYLRVHNYLTTCSADNFPMRLYIIDGCLEVAGPACIDPGLRLNYNQKLQIQLNASQKVAIDHAFTHEFCLIQGPPGTGKTHLSVELLKVLLDNAAATKTGPIIVLTYTNDSLDKFLLKASEHTDSIIRFGSQSRLPEIAKYNVQTMVDDQLVPPRLKRLWWLIKCEYKDKFERLQTLYANFDGSQDDYVQIQKAQKDLQLVTEKRNTLRIIFQYYVARNKALLAMTTSCGARLNYLFRLLKSKCLIFEEAAETAETHVLACLTPHTEHVILVGDHKQLQPYTGSYTHQGLQISLFERLIVNGFPVAVLDMQYRMRPCIAELLVPIFYDALANSESVKAYDNVRGMAANMYFVNHKEPEEQLTDMSFVNKHEALKLVELLRALRKYYMLGSHIVILSPYNAQVEYIKLLLPKKEKNNTLVATVDSYQGLEANIVLLSLVRSNAAGQIGFLRLPNRVCVALSRARWGLYMIGNMETLQRGNHELWGAINSKLEAANAIGEEFPLTEEQKVSKTKNKKNK is encoded by the exons ATGTCGGACTCTGATGACGATTGGTTTAACAAGGACGAAAATGAGATTGTACAAAACCTGCAGCAACAGGTGAAACAATTGGAGAAACAGGAGCAACACGAGGAGCATATTGTAGTCACTCAAAGACCTA ATGATTACATTAAGCAACTCAGTCTGGATAATAGCAATGAGCCATCCAGTACTGCACGGTTTGGCACCGGCGACTTACCGAATGCTCTAAAAATGCAACCACTGGAtatgtttttctattttatgaCGGATGCTCGTGACCTCTTTGCAAATCAGTTGCGTGCGAATGACTCACAGAAACGTCTATTGCAATATGTTGAGGTTGTGACACGATTGTGCCAAATGGAACTGGGCGGTTTCGATGACGAACTGGTGTCAGGATTTGCCAATCAAATTGGGCTGTTGAATCAAATGAAGGTATTTGCTGTAAGACTCTTTACGCCTCCTTCAAAGGGTATCTTAGATGACGAATCGGAGCAATTGCTCCGCAACATCAAGTGGTTGCTGCTACGTGCCCATAAACTTGGTGTTCTCGGTAAATTGGGCTATGAGCTGATTGAGCATTTCAAAACACAACTTGCTCAGTGTCAATTGCCGCATCTTTTGGAGCATCCGTTGTGTGTGGAATTCGCTCAAGAATTGGCGGTGCTGCCAAcagtaaacaatttaaaggATGAGATATATCCAAAGCTGGATGAACTACAGCGATCTGATCCAGATGACGTGGCAAATGTTGCTGCCAGTGATTCTAGACCGCAAGATGCAGCAGGTTACATAAGCTGGCAGCGTCAACTTCTTCGAGAGGATTTTGCGCTACCGTTGCGGGAGTTTGTAAAAACCATCCGGGACAAAACGAAAGTGGAAGCTTTGATAAACAATCATCTGGTTCGACCAAACACCCGGCTAATACTGAACCCAGAGTTTGCTGATGCCGAGAAAAATAACCTGATTTTCGTGAATATCAGCCCTACTGTTAAATTAGATGTGAAGTACATGCAGAGTTTTAAAAACGGTGCTTTGCTATGCTTTACCACCAGCTATGATTTTGATAATCTTATATTGGCCACCGTTGGTTACACTTCCCTCGATATGATGAAAAAAGGCTAT TTAAGTGTGGAGATTATCAAGCAATACAACATTGGCAAAATCTATGACATACCGCTAATCATGTTCGAGACGCCGGTATTCTTCGAGCCGTATCTGCGTGTCCACAACTATCTGACCACCTGCAGTGCCGACAACTTTCCCATGCGTCTCTACATTATCGATGGATGT CTTGAAGTTGCAGGACCCGCCTGCATTGACCCAGGACTCAGGTTGAATTACAATCAAAAGCTTCAAATACAACTGAATGCATCCCAGAAAGTGGCAATTGACCATGCATTTACCCATGAGTTTTGTCTCATTCAAGGCCCACCGGGCACCGGCAAGACTCATTTATCCGTGGAACTGCTGAAGGTACTGTTAGACAATGCTGCTGCAACGAAGACTGGACCAATTATTGTGCTGACATACACAAATGATTCGCTGGATAAGTTTCTGCTGAAGGCATCTGAGCATACCGACAGCATTATTCGTTTTGGCAGCCAAAGTCGATTGCCGGAAATTGCCAAATATAATGTGCAAACTATGGTCGATGATCAACTAGTGCCGCCGCGTCTTAAGCGACTTTGGTGGCTAATCAAATGTGAATACAAGGACAAGTTTGAACGTCTGCAAACGTTGTATGCCAACTTTGATGGCAGTCAGGACGATTAtgtgcaaatacaaaaagcgCAAAAGGATTTGCAACTGGTCACTGAGAAACGGAATACGCTGcgtattatatttcaatattatgtGGCGCGTAATAAAGCATTGTTGGCCATGACCACATCATGTGGCGCACGTCTCAACTATCTGTTTAGACTGTTGAAAAGCAAATGTCTCATCTTTGAGGAGGCTGCCGAAACGGCTGAGACACATGTGTTGGCCTGCCTAACGCCACATACCGAGCACGTTATATTGGTTGGTGATCATAAGCAATTGCAGCCATACACTGGCAGTTATACGCACCAGGGATTACAGATCTCGTTGTTTGAGCGTTTGATTGTCAACGGATTCCCCGTCGCAGTCCTCGACATGCAGTATCGTATGCGTCCATGCATTGCTGAGTTGTTGGTGCCCATATTCTATGATGCACTTGCCAACAGCGAGTCGGTAAAAGCTTATGACAATGTCAGGGGAATGGCcgcaaatatgtattttgtaaaCCACAAGGAGCCCGAAGAACAACTG ACGGACATGTCCTTTGTTAACAAACACGAAGCTCTAAAGCTAGTGGAACTATTAAGAGCTTTAAggaaatattatatgttaggTTCGCATATTGTGATATTATCGCCATATAATGCGCAGGTTGAGTATATCAAATTGTTACTacccaaaaaggaaaaaaataataccttAGTCGCCACCGTGGACAGTTACCAGGGACTTGAGGCCAACATTGTGCTCTTGTCGCTGGTTCGGAGCAATGCAGCTGGGCAGATTGGTTTTCTACGTTTGCCGAATCGAGTTTGTGTGGCATTATCGCGTGCCCGCTGGGGCCTTTACATGATTGGCAATATGGAGACGCTACAGCGTGGCAATCATGAGCTCTGGGGTGCAATCAACAGCAAGCTGGAGGCGGCAAATGCCATTGGCGAGGAATTTCCTTTGACAGAAGAACAAAAAGtttcaaaaactaaaaacaaaaaaaataaataa
- the LOC117576805 gene encoding NFX1-type zinc finger-containing protein 1-like, translating into MIEEFDEDYDCWEWFQAGKENILRSFDRKKVANGQQQQQLTRKYNNNKNNRVKTAAPSKIPNEALEEILNLQPLGMFLYLTTTSEPDFFVDQIGPNDDMERVIIYTRILITLCDLELPGFHHDLLKKVASCTPLLKHYEEIVRKLCTKSYRTMWTDLERVDKIIWYMQTLLLQAQRADVMDATAMQILFNIWMHLKSNFNPLIAERPVCKQFLYGLNFVFSVDPEILNIPRPVAELYPSLEELRQWISRKANSNPEAPKPETSYKNTTQYINNQLLLLRHQFLMPLRELVCKLHLERNLGDFKTLHFAFENVQIKLNQNFNDVLYSKLLYIDILAGKRKAAAAGEEETLAKADEHALSKLKNGTLLCLSTSYDFDNLILATVSAIDISAQSRGYIAITILRQYNIGNIYKKMLIVFETPVYFEPFQKAYRYLLNSNVLNFPMADFIVHGVNRTHPPLYLNHTQPPNVYESQKFKNKLAKMPLNISQREAFEHVLTTNFNLIQGPPGTGKTHVSLQLVKTILENAKHCAPIVVITYTNDSLDKFLLKLSAHTSSIVRFGCQLRIPEIVKFNARSDRNMHMINPKLKRLYWMVNMELKEHFQRLQSLYAAFNESKNEGYAEILATQRLIWNTQEKLNCIRIIFQHYLIAKKNVLAMTTTCAARMNFVFRFLKTRIVIFEESAEILEAHLLPCLTPFTEQIIMIGDHMQLKPYCSYIKGIRNSEYSQSLFERLIRANFHVNVLNIQYRMRNDFVDLICPLIYKKLLSHQSVTKFPPIRKMTKNLYFLDHRQFETMQNNTLPTNAWEKHNVYLISRHLIEVGGYNSDEIVVLTPYSSQVASIKSEFSKHASLKAIGVSTVDSFQGLEANIVILSLVRSNAHRKIGFLVEPTRICVALSRARYGLYVIGNMESLAHNSLTWCEIRKRLRLQNAIGCEFPYITDI; encoded by the exons ATGATTGAAGAATTTGATGAAGACTATGACTGCTGGGAATGGTTTCAAGCTGGCAAGGAGAATATTCTACGTAGTTTCGACCGCAAAAAGGTAGCGAatggacagcagcaacaacagctgactcgaaaatataataacaataagaacaatCGAGTCAAAACTGCTGCGCCATCGAAAATTCCAAATGAGGCGCTCGAAGAGATCTTAAATCTGCAGCCACTGGGCATGTTTTTGTATCTGACCACTACAAGCGAACCCGATTTTTTTGTCGATCAAATTGGGCCCAACGATGACATGGAACGTGTGATTATATATACACGCATCTTGATAACTTTGTGTGATCTCGAGCTGCCTGGCTTTCATCATGATTTGCTAAAGAAAGTGGCCTCGTGTACGCCCCTCTTGAAGCACTATGAGGAAATCGTACGAAAGCTATGCACCAAAAGTTATCGCACCATGTGGACAGATCTGGAGCGCGTGGATAaaatcatttggtatatgcaaACATTGTTGCTGCAGGCTCAACGTGCCGATGTTATGGATGCAACAGCAATGCAAATACTCTTCAACATTTGGATGCACCTAAAGAGTAATTTCAATCCATTAATTGCCGAGCGTCCAGTGTGCAAGCAGTTTTTGTATGGCCTCAACTTTGTTTTCAGCGTGGATCCCGAAATCTTAAATATTCCGAGGCCAGTGGCTGAG tTGTATCCCAGCTTGGAGGAGCTTAGACAATGGATATCACGGAAAGCGAACAGCAATCCAGAAGCCCCAAAACCAGAAACTAGCTACAAAAATACAACGCAGTATATTAACAATCAACTTTTGCTACTGCGCCATCAATTTTTGATGCCATTGCGTGAATTGGTGTGCAAGCTGCATCTAGAACGCAACCTTGGGGATTTTAAAAcgctgcattttgcatttgaaaacGTCCAGATAAAGCtcaatcaaaattttaatgatGTGCTTTACAGCAAATTGCTATACATTGATATCTTGGCTGGAAAGCGcaaggcagctgctgcaggTGAGGAGGAGACGCTAGCTAAAGCGGATGAACATGCGTTGTCAAAGCTAAAAAATGGTACGCTCCTTTGCTTGAGTACCAGCTATGATTTCGACAATCTAATATTGGCCACTGTGAGTGCTATTGATATAAGTGCACAAAGCCGTGGTTAT ATTGCCATCACCATACTGCGACAATACAATattggaaatatttataagaaaatgCTTATAGTGTTCGAAACTCCCGTTTACTTTGAGCCATTTCAAAAAGCATACAGATATCTCCTGAATAGCAATGTTCTAAACTTCCCCATGGCCGATTTTATTGTTCACGGCGTAAATCGTACACATCCGCCGCTTTATTTGAATCACACACAACCACCAAATGTATACGAAAGTCAAaagtttaaaaacaaattagcgAAAATGCCATTAAACATATCTCAGCGTGAAGCATTTGAACATGTGCTCACCacgaatttcaatttgattcaAGGTCCGCCCGGTACGGGCAAGACACATGTATCGTTGCAGCTGGTCAAGACCATTCTTGAGAATGCCAAGCATTGTGCACCCATTGTTGTGATTACCTACACCAATGATTCGCTGGACAAGTTTCTGCTTAAGCTGAGTGCTCATACTAGCAGCATTGTCCGCTTTGGTTGCCAGTTAAGAATACcggaaattgtaaaatttaacGCACGCTCCGATAGGAATATGCATATGATTAATCCGAAACTAAAACGACTTTACTGGATGGTTAATATGGAGCTAAAGGAACACTTCCAGCGATTGCAGTCGCTTTATGCTGCCTTCAATGAGTCAAAAAATGAAGGATATGCCGAGATTTTGGCGACACAGCGTCTTATTTGGAATACACAGGAGAAGCTGAATTGTATTCGCATTATATTCCAACACTATTTAATTGCTAAAAAGAATGTGCTGGCCATGACAACCACATGTGCAGCTCGcatgaattttgtttttcgctttcTTAAGACGCGAATTG ttatttttgaaGAGTCTGCAGAAATACTGGAGGCCCATTTATTGCCTTGCCTGACGCCTTTCACGGAGCAAATTATTATGATTGGCGACCACATGCAATTGAAGCCATACTGCAGCTATATCAAAGGAATTCGAAATTCAGAATACTCGCAGTCATTGTTTGAGCGGTTGATCCGCGCCAACTTCCATGTCAACGTATTGAATATTCAATATCGTATGCGTAATGACTTTGTGGATTTGATATGTCCCCTGATCTACAAGAAGCTATTAAGTCATCAGTCTGTAACCAAATTTCCGCCTATTCGCAAGATGACAAAGAATCTATATTTTCTTGATCATCGTCAATTCGaaacaatgcaaaataataCGTTACCAACAAATGCTTGGGAGAAgcataatgtttatttaatttcacgTCATTTGATCGAAGTTGGCGGATATAATAGCGATGAAATTGTAGTGCTGACGCCTTATTCCAGTCAAGTGGCAAGCATCAAATCCGAA TTTTCAAAACACGCAAGCTTAAAAGCTATCGGAGTTTCCACGGTTGATAGTTTCCAGGGCCTGGAGGCCAATATTGTGATCTTATCGCTGGTACGCAGTAATGCTCATAGAAAAATTGGATTCCTTGTTGAACCGACTCGAATTTGCGTGGCATTATCACGCGCTCGCTATGGTCTTTATGTTATTGGCAATATGGAATCTCTTGCACATAATTCATTGACTTGGTGCGAAATACGAAAAAGATTAAGGCTCCAAAATGCCATCGGCTGTGAATTCCCATATATTACAGATATAtga